The genomic window GGGACATGGGGCGCGAGTGATCATGACGGGTCGGCGGCAGCGCCGCACCGGCCGCGCGGGCACGGGCCGCGGCCGCGGAGTTCCGCCGAAGGTGGTCGCCCTGGGCGGCGGCCACGGGCTGGCCGCCTCGCTGTCGGCACTGCGCCGGATCACCGGCGACCTCACCGCTGTGGTCACCGTCGCCGACGACGGCGGCTCCAGCGGTCGGCTGCGCAGCGAGATGGGCGTGCTGCCGCCAGGGGACCTGCGCAAGGCGCTCGCGGCGCTGTGCGGCGACGACGAATGGGGCAGGACCTGGTCCCGGGTGGTGCAGCACCGCTTCGTCAGCGGCGGCGACCTGCACGGCCACGCGGTCGGCAACCTGCTGATCGTCGCCCTGTGGGAGCAGCTGAACGACGAGGTCGCCGCGCTGGAGTGGGTCGGCCGGCTGCTCGGCGCGCACGGCAGGGTGTTGCCGATGTCGGCCGTGCCGCTCGACCTGCACGCCGTCGTCCGCGGCCACGACCCCGCCGAGCCGGACGCGGTGTCGACCGTCCGCGGCCAGGCCACCGTCGCCCTCACCCCCGGTGAGGTGCTTGAGGTGATGCTGGAGCCAGCCGACCCGCCGGCGGTGCCGGAAGCCGTCCAGGCGGTGCTCGACGCCGACTGGGTGGTGCTCGGTCCCGGCTCCTGGTTCTCCTCGGTGATCCCGCATCTGCTGGTGCCTGAACTGGCCGACGCGCTGATGACCACCAGGGCCCGGCGGGTCCTCACGCTCAATCTGGCGCCGCAACCCGGCGAAACCGCCGGATTTTCTCCGCAGCGTCACTTGGAGGTTTTGGGGCGACACGCCCCTAAACTCACCATCGACGTGGTTCTCGCCGACGAGGCCGCCGTCCCGGACCGTGACAGCCTCGAAGAGGCCGCCCTGCGGCTGGGCGGCACGGTCGAGCTGGCCCCGGTTGCCGCCCCTGAGGGGCCGCAACACGACCCGGAGCTGTTGGCCGCCGCGTATGACCGGATTTTTCGTATGCGTGGAAGGATCGGCCCATGGCGATGACGGCAGCGGTGAAGGACGAGATCTCCCGGCTCCCCGTCACCCGGACCTGCTGCCGCAAGGCGGAGGTCTCGTCGATCCTCCGCTTCGCCGGCGGCCTGCACCTGGTGAGCGGCCGGATCGTGATCGAGGCGGAGCTGGACACCGGGATCGCCGCACGGCGGCTCCGCAAGGACATCCTGGAGATCTTCGGCCACTCCTCGGACCTGGTGGTGATGGCGCCGGGCGGGCTGCGGCGCGGCAGCCGGTACGTGGTCAGGGTGGTCGCCGGCGGTGACCAGCTGGCCCGGCAGACCGGCCTGGTGGATGGCCGCGGGCGCCCCATCCGCGGGCTGCCCCCGCAGGTCGTCTCCGGCGCCACCTGCGACGCCGAGGCCGCCTGGCGTGGGGCCTTCCTGGCGCACGGCTCGCTGACCGAGCCGGGCAGGTCCTCCTCGCTCGAGGTGACCTGCCCCGGCCCCGAGGCCGCGCTGGCCCTGGTCGGCGCCGCGCGCCGGCTGCAGATCCCGGCCAAGGCGCGCGAGGTGCGCAACGTCGACCGGGTCGTCGTACGCGACGGCGACGCCATCGGCGCGCTGCTCACCCGGCTGGGCGCGCACGACTCCGTACTGGCCTGGGAGGAGCGCCGCATGCGGCGCGAGGTCCGGGCCACCGCGAACCGGCTGGCCAACTTCGACGACGCCAACCTGCGGCGGTCCGCCCGGGCGGCGGTCGCCGCGGGCGCGCGGGTGCAGCGGGCGCTGGAGATCCTGGGCGACGAGGTGCCCGAGCACCTCGCCGCCGCCGGTCGGCTGCGGATGGACCACAAGCAGGCGTCCCTGGAGGAGTTGGGCTCGCTGGCGGAGCCGCCGCTGACCAAGGACGCGGTGGCCGGCCGGATCCGCCGGCTCCTCGCGATGGCCGACAAGCGGGCGTCCGACCTGGGCCTCCCGGGCACCGAGGCCAACCTCACCGACGAGATGGTCGGCTGACGCCCGCGCCCCTGTCGGGCACCGCTGTGCGGGGCGCTCGCCGGGTGGGGGGAAAGGTGACCGGAGGGGGTCGGGTGATGTCACCGGGGGGACAGGGGCGAGGTAGGGTCGGGGGTGGTCGGGGACATCCCATATTTCGCAGCCGGAGTGGATTCCGGCGACTGAGCGAGGAGATCGGTTCGTGACGATCCGGGTAGGCATCAACGGCTTTGGCCGTATCGGTCGTAACTTCTTCCGCGCCGCCCTGGAGCAGGGCGCGGACATCGAGATCGTGGCTGTCAACGACCTGGGTGACACCGCGACCACGGCGCACCTGCTGAAGTACGACACCATCCTGGGGCGCCTCAAGGCCGAGGTCACCCACACCGCGGACTCCATCACGGTGGACGGCAGGACGATCAAGGTGCTCGCGGAGCGCGACCCCGCGGCGATCAAGTGGGGCGAGCTGGGCGTCGACATCGTCGTCGAGTCGACCGGCATCTTCACCAAGGCCGCCGACGCGGGCAAGCACATCGCGGGCGGTGCCAAGAAGGTCATCATCTCGGCGCCCGCCACCGACGAGGACATCACCATCGTCATGGGCGTCAACCAGGACGCGTACGACCCCGCGAACCACAACATCATCTCCAACGCCTCGTGCACCACGAACTGTGTGGCGCCGATGGCGAAGGTGCTGCTGGAGAACTTCGGCATCGTCAAGGGCCTGATGACCACGGTCCACGCGTACACCAACGACCAGCGCATCCTGGACTTCCCGCACAAGGACCTGCGCCGCGCCCGCGCCGCCGCGGAGAACATCATCCCGACCACCACGGGTGCCGCCAAGGCGACCGCGCTGGTCATCCCGCAGCTCAAGGGCAAGCTGGACGGCATCGCGATGCGCGTGCCCGTCCCCACCGGCTCGGTCACCGACCTGGTGATCGACCTGGAGCGCGAGGTCACCAAGGACGAGGTCAACGCCGCGTTCCAGAAGGCCTCCGAGGGTCAGCTCAAGGGCATCCTGGAGTACACCGAGGACCCGATCGTGTCCTCCGACATCGTCAACTGGCCGGCCTCCTGCACCTTCGACTCCTCGCTGACCATGGCGCAGGGCAAGACGGTCAAGGTCATCGGCTGGTACGACAACGAGTGGGGCTACTCCAACCGCCTGGTGGACCTCACGGTCTTCGTCGGCGACCAGCTCTGACCGGGTAACCGGCAGGCCGGCCAGCAGCCGCCACGCACAGCGATGTGAGGGACAGGGTCCGGACCGGGCGCGACGGAGCGCCCGGCCGGACCCTGTCTCCGTGCCAGCCCACTCGTAGCAGACCGGAGATACCGCAGAAGATGAAGACGATCGACGACCTCATCGGCCAGGGGCAGGTGGCGGGCAAGCGGGTGTTCGTCCGCGCCGACCTGAACGTGCCGCTCGACGGGCGGACCATCACCGACGACGGCCGGATCCGGGCCGCCGTACCGACCATCACCAAGCTCGCCGAGGCCGGCGCGCGGGTGATCGTCGCCTCGCACCTGGGCCGCCCCAAGGGCGAGCCCGACCCGCAGTTCTCGCTGGCGCCCGTCGCGGCCCGGCTGGGCGAGCTGCTGGGCAAGGACGTGGCCTTCGCCGCCGACACCGTCGGCGACAGCGCCCGTGCCACCGTGGAGGGCCTGGCGGACGGCCAGGTCGCCCTGCTGGAGAACCTGCGCTTCAACGCCGGTGAGACCGCGAAGGACGACGCCGAGCGCGGCGCCTTCGCCGACGAGCTCGCGTCGCTCGCCGACGTCTACGCCGGTGACGGCTTCGGCGCGGTGCACCGCAAGCACGCCTCGGTCTACGACCTGCCGGCCCGCCTGCCGCACGCGGCGGGCGGTCTGATCGCCACCGAGGTCGGCGTGCTCAAGAAGCTCACCGAGGACGTCACGCGGCCGTACGCGGTGGTGCTGGGCGGCTCCAAGGTGTCCGACAAGCTCGGCGTGATCGACCACCTGCTGGAGAAGGCCGACCGGATCCTGGTCGGCGGCGGCATGGTCTTCACCTTCCTCAAGGCCCAGGGCCACGAGGTGGGCAAGAGCCTGCTGCAGGAGGACCAGCTGCCCGTGGTGCGCGAGTACCTGGAGCGGGCGAAGGCCAAGGGCGTGGAGTTCGTGCTGCCGGTGGACGTGGTCGGCGCCACCGAATTCCCCGACCTGAAGACGAAGGCGCCGTCCTCGCCGGTCACCGCGCCCGTCGACGCCATTCCGGCCGACATGATCGGCCTGGACATCGGCCCGGAGTCGCGCAAGCTCTTCGCCGGCAAGCTGGCCGACGCCGCCACCGTCTTCTGGAACGGTCCGATGGGCGTCTTCGAGCACCCCGACTACGCCGAGGGCACCCGCGCGGTCGCCCAGGCGCTGATCGACTCCCCGGCCTTCACGGTCGTCGGCGGCGGCGACTCGGCCGCGGCTGTCCGCATTCTGGGCTTCGACGAGAATGCTTTCGGCCATATTTCCACCGGCGGCGGCGCAAGCCTGGAATATCTTGAGGGCAAGACCCTGCCGGGTCTCGCCGCACTGGAGGGCTGACGCCCGAGCTCCCGGAGCGGCCGGCCGAGGAACGAGGCCGTTCGCGGAGGGACTGAGCAGGAAGCCCGACCACGAGCTGGAGAAGTGACGAATCCGATGACAGAGCAGAGCCGTACCCCGCTGATGGCGGGCAACTGGAAGATGAACCTCAACCACCTTGAGGCCATCGCGCACGTCCAGAAGCTTGCCTTCGGACTCACCGACAAGGACTTCGCGGCCGTCGAGGTCGCCGTCCTGGTGCCGTTCACCGACATGCGGTCGGTGCAGACCCTGGTCGACGGCGACAAGCTGAAGATCAAGTACGGCGCCCAGGACATCTCGGCCCACGACTCGGGCGCCTACACCGGCGAGATCTCCGGGCCGATGCTGGCGAAGTTCAAGTGCAGCTACGTGGCCGTCGGTCACTCCGAGCGACGGCAGTATCACGCCGAGACCGAGGAGATCGTCAACGCCAAGGTCAAGGCCGCCTTCCGCAACGGCCTGACCCCGATCGTGTGCGTCGGCGAGGGCCTGGACGTCCGCAGGGCCGGGCAGCAGGTGTCGCACACCCTGGCGCAGCTGGACGGCGGGCTGAAGGACATCCCAAAGGAGCAGGCCGCCACCGTCGTGATCGCCTACGAGCCGGTGTGGGCGATCGGCACCGGCGAGGTGGCCACCCCGGAGGACGCCCAGGAGGTCTGCGGGGCGATCAGGGCCAGGCTCGCCGAGCTGTACGACCAGGAGACCGCCGACGGCGTCCGTATCCAGTACGGCGGCTCGGTCAAGGCGGGCAACGTCGCCGCGATCATGGCCCAGCCGGACGTGGACGGGGCCCTGGTCGGCGGGGCGGCACTGGACTCGGAGGAGTTCGTCAAGATCGTCCGCTTCCGCGACCAGTGATGTCCGCAGCGCTGTGAAGTACCCTGGCGGGGCCGAACCGTGTAGCCGCACCGTCCGGCCCCGTGCCGTTGTCATGTAGTCGAGAGAGTTGGTCCAGCCGTGGTCATCGGGTTCTCCATCGCCCTCATCATCTTCAGCCTGCTGCTTCTGCTGCTGGTGCTGATGCACAAGGGGAAGGGCGGCGGCCTCTCGGACATGTTCGGCGGTGGCATGCAGTCCTCCGTCGGCGGCTCCTCGGTGGCCGAGCGCAACCTCGACCGGATCACCGTGGTGGTCGGTCTGCTGTGGTTCGCGTGCATCGTGGTCCTCGGTCTGGTGATGAAGTACCAGAACTGAGGCGCGCCCTGGCTCCGCGTCCGACTCCCGCGCATCCAGGGTGAACTGACGCCTCGTCGCCACCGCGGCTTACTATGGGAAGACGTCTTCGGGGGGCGGGTCGTGCGCCTGCCACTGGACGGCACGTAAGGTCCCCGTAAACTGGGCGATCTCGCAGCACCATCACGCAGGGAGTTACGACCGTGGCAAGTGGCAACGCGATCCGTGGCAGTCGGGTCGGAGCGGGGCCGATGGGAGAGGCCGAGCGCGGCGAGTCCGCGCCGCGCCTCCGCATCTCCTTCTGGTGCTCCAACGGACATGAGACCCAGCCGAGCTTCGCAAGCGACGCGCAGATCCCGGAGACCTGGGACTGCCCGCGCTGCGGCTTCCCGGCCGGCCAGGACGAGGAGAATCCGCCGGCACCGCCGCGGACCGAGCCGTACAAGACCCACCTCGCCTACGTGCGCGAGCGGCGTTCCGCCGCGGACGGCGAGGCGATCCTCGCCGAGGCGCTGGCGAAGCTGCGCGGCGAGATCTGACCTCCCGGCGGCGTCCCGCACCGCCTCCACTCCTCCCGGGTGCCGGAGCCTCGTTCCGCAGCATCATCAACTAGCGTTGATCCTGCAGCGAGGACGAGGAGAAGTGGACTGATGTCCGAAACCAACGCGCAGGGCCGGAACCGTCTCGACCAGCGCCCCGAATGGCACGCGCTCGGCAAGCATCGTGAGGAGACGTCGGGCACTCACCTGCGGGAGCTGTTCGACGCCGACCCCGGCAGGGCCGACCGCTACACCCTCCGGGTGGGGGACCTCCACCTGGACTACTCCAAGCAGCTGGTGACCGACGAGACGCTGCGGCTGCTGCGGGAGCTGGCCGCGGCCAGCGGTGTGTACGAGCTGCGCGACGCGATGTTCCGCGGCGAGCGGATCAACACCACGGAGGACCGCGCGGTGCTGCACACCGCGCTGCGCGCCCCGCAGTCCGCGACGATCGAGGTCGACGGCTACAACGTGGTGCCGGCCGTGCACGCGGTGCTCACCAAGATGGGGGTCTTCGCGGACCGCATCCGTTCCGGCGAGTGGACCGGCCACACCGGCAAGCGCATCAGGAACGTCATCAACATCGGCATCGGCGGCTCCGACCTCGGCCCGGCGATGGCCTACGACGCGCTGCGCTCCTACACCGACCGTGACCTGACCGTACGCTTCGTGTCCAACGTCGACGGCGCCGACCTGCACGAGGCGGTCCGCGACCTGGACGCGGCCGAGACGCTGTTCATCATCGCGTCCAAGACGTTCACCACCATCGAGACCATCACCAACGCCACCTCCGCCCGGCAGTGGCTGCTCGGGCAGCTCGGTGCCGGTGACGACGCGGTGGCCAAACACTTCGTGGCCCTGTCGACGAACGCCGAGAAGGTCACCGACTTCGGCATCGACCCGACCAACATGTTCGAGTTCTGGGACTGGGTCGGCGGCCGTTACTCGTTCGACTCGGCCATCGGCCTGTCGCTGATGCTGGCGATCGGCCCGGACGCCTTCCGCGAGATGCTGGCGGGCTTCCACCTGGTCGACGAGCACTTCAGGACCGCCCCGCCGGAGCAGAACGTCCCGCTGCTGCTGGGGCTGCTCGGTGTCTGGTACGGCGGTTTCCACGACGCCCAGTCGCACGCGGTGCTGCCGTACAGCCACTACCTGAGCAGGTTCACCGCGTATCTGCAGCAGCTGGACATGGAGTCCAACGGCAAGTCCGTCGACCGCCAGGGCAACCCGGTGAGCTGGCAGACCGGACCCGTGGTGTGGGGCACGCCCGGCACCAACGGGCAGCACGCCTACTACCAGTTGCTGCACCAGGGCACCAAGCTCGTCCCGGCGGACTTCATCGGCTTCGCCCGGCCGATCGCCGAACTCGGCCCGCTGGCCGGGCAGCACGACCTGCTGATGGCCAACTTCTTCGCGCAGACCCAGGCGCTGGCCTTCGGCAAGACCCCCGACGAGGTCAGGGCGGAGGGCGTCCCGGAGGACCTGGTCCCGCACAAGACCTTCCGCGGCAACCACCCGACGACGACGATCCTGGCGACCGAACTCAGGCCGTCCGTGCTGGGGCAGCTCATCGCGCTCTACGAGCACAAGGTGTTCGTGCAGGGCGCGATCTGGAACATCGACTCCTTCGACCAGTGGGGCGTCGAGCTCGGCAAGGTGCTCGCCAAGCGCGTCGAGCCAGCCCTCACGGAGGGCGCCGACGTCCCGGGTCTCGACCCGAGCACCAAGCACCTGGTGGCCAAGTACCGCGAACTGCGCGGGCGCTGAGCACCACAGGGGCGCCGGGGGAATCCCCGGCGCCCCTGTGACGTGCTGTCCCCGGCTGCCCTGTCCTAGGACGAGGCGGACGGGTAGAGCTGCGGCGGCAGCTTGGACGCCGCCGCGCGGTCCAGCAGCCACAGCGTGCGGGACAGGCCGTGCGCCCCGGAGGCCGGGGCCTGGAGCTCGCCGGGGGCGGACAGGGCCAGCGCGACCGCCCCGGCCTTGTCGTCACCGGCGGCGAGCAGCCACACCTCGTGGGCCGCCCGGATTGCGGGCAGCGTCAGCGAGAGCCGGGTGGGCGGCGGCTTGGGAGAGCCGTGGACGCCGACCACCGTGCGGGTGAGCTCCCGCACCGCGGGATGCTCCGGGAAGAGCGAGGCGACGTGCGCGTCCGGTCCGACGCCGAGCATCAGCACGTCGAAGGCCGGCACCCGGCCGTGGTCGCCTGGCTCCGCCGCCGCGGCCAGCTCCGCCGCGTAGGCCTCGGCCGCCGCCTCCACATCGGAGCCGTACGGGCCGTCGGACGCCGCCATCGGGTGGACCCTGGCGGGGTCCAGCGGGACGGCGTCCAGCAGCGTGGCGGCCTGGGTGACGTTGCGCTCCGGGTCGCCGTCCGGCAGGAACCGCTCGTCGCCCCACCACAGGTCGAGCCGCGCCCAGTCCACCGCGTCACGCGCGGGGGACTCGGCGAGCGCGGCCAGCAGCGCGTTGCCGTTGCGGCCGCCGGTGAGCACCACCGAGGCTGTGCCCCTGGCGGCTTGGGCGTCCACGATCCGGGTGATGAGCCGGGCCGCGACGGCGCGCGCCATCAGTTCCTTGTCGCGGTGGACCACGACCTGGGGAGTGCTCACTTCGGCGTCGCCGCCTTCCCTCCCGGGGCCGCCTTCTTCGCGGTCGACGGTGTGGCGCGGGCCGCGGCGGTCGGGCCCTCCTCCATGCCCTTGCCGGCCTTGGAGGTGCTGATCAGGTGCTTGACGCCGAACTGCACCGTGGTGCGGTATATGTCGTCGGGGTCGAGCCTGCGCAGTTCCTCGGCGATCAGCTCGGCGGTCTCCCGCCGCTTGAGCGCCACGTGCCGGTCCGGCTGGCCGGGCACCGACAGCTCGCCGAGCAGGCCGTCGGACCGGTCCAGGCAGATGTCGCCGTCGGTGGTGACCAGCCGGACCGCGGTGATGCCGGGGCCGTCGGAGACCTTGCGCTCCACCTCGACGCCCAGCCGGTCGGCGAGCCACAGCGCGAGCAGTTCGGTGCTCGCGTTGTACGCCTCGCCCTCGACGGAGGCCGCGGTGATCGTGGAGTGCTTCTGGTCCAGGGCCGCCGCCAGCATCGAACGCCACGGGGTGACCCGGGTCCACGCCAGGTCGGTGTCGCCCGGGGTGTAGGAGGCGGCGCGTACCGCGATCGAGCCGACCGGGTCCTCGGCCGAGGACGCGTCGGTGATGCGGCGCTGGGCGAGCCGGCCCAGCGGGTCGGCTCCCGCCTTGTCCGGCGCCTGGTCGGGCCACCAGCACACCACCGGGGCGTCCGGCAGCAGCAGCGGCAGGACGACGGACTCGGCGTGGTTGGCCAGCTCGCCGTGCATGCGCAGCACCACGGTCTCGCCGGTGCCGGCCTCGGCGCCCACCACCACCTCGGCGTCCAGCCGGGCGCCGGCCCGCTCCCGGGGGGAGCGTCCCGGCCGCTTGATGACGACCAGGATGCGCGAGGGGTGCTCCCTGGACGCCTCGTGCGCCGCCTTGAGCGAGTCGTAGGCGCTGCCCTCGTCGGTGACGATGACCAGGGTCAGCACCATCCCGACGGCGGGGGTGCCGATCGCCCGCCGGGCGTCGATCAGACCGCCGTTGATGCGTGCGGACGTGGTGTCCGTGAGGTCGATCTTCATGGCCGGCGCCAGCTCCTGCCGTCTCGTGCGAGCATCTCGTCGGCCTCGGCCGGTCCCCAGGTGCCGGACTCGTACTGGGCGGGCCTGCCGTGCTTGTCCCAGTAGGCCTCGATCGGATCCAGTATCGTCCAGGACAGTTCGACCTCCTGATGCCGCGGGAAGAGGTTGGCGTCACCGAGCAGCACATCCAGGATCAGCCGCTCGTACGCCTCCGGGCTGGACTCGGTGAAGGACTCCCCGTAGGCGAAGTCCATCGTCACGTCCCGCACCTCGGTGGAGGTGCCCGGCACCTTCGACCCGAACCGCACGGTCACGCCCTCGTCCGGCTGCACCCGGATGACCAGGGCGTTCTCGCCCAGCTCCTCGGTGGCCCCGGACTCGAAGGGCAGGTAGGGGGCCCGCTTGAAGATCACCGCGATCTCGGTGACGCGGCGGCCCAGCCGCTTGCCGGTGCGCAGGTAGAACGGCACCCCGGCCCAGCGGCGGTTGTTGATCTCCAGCTTGACGGCGGCGTAGGTGTCGGTCTTGGACTTGGGGTCGATCCCGTCCTCCTCCAGATACCCGACCACCTCCTCGCCGCCCTGCCAGGCGTGCGCGTACTGCCCGCGCACGGTGTGCTTGCCGAGGTCGTCGGGCAGCACGACGGCGCCGAGCACCTTGAGCTTCTCCGCGGTGAGCGCCTTGGGGTGGAAGGAGCCCGGCTCCTCCATCGCGGTCAGCGCCAGCAGCTGGAGCAGGTGGTTCTGTATCACGTCGCGCGCCGCGCCGATGCCGTCGTAGTAGCCGGCCCGGCCGCCGATGCCGATGTCCTCGGCCATCGTGATCTGCACGTGGTCGACGTACGAGCGGTTCCAGATCGGCTCGTACATCGTGTTGGCGAAGCGCAGCGCCAGGATGTTCTGGACCGTCTCCTTGCCCAGGTAGTGGTCGATCCTGAAGACCTCGTTGGGCGGGAAGACGTCGTGCACGATCCGGTTGAGGTCCTGGGCGCTGGCCAGGTCGTGGCCGAACGGCTTCTCGATGACGGCACGCCGCCACGACTCGCCGGTGCCCTGCGACAGCCCGTGCTTCTTGAGCTGCTGCACCACGTTGGGGAAGAACTTCGGCGGTACGGACAGGTAGAAGGCGAAGTTGCCACCCGTGCCGCGGGCCTTGTCCAGCTCGTCGATGGTCTCCTTGAGCGTCTCGAACGCGGTGTCGTCGTCGAAGTCGCCCTGCACGAAGCGGCAGCCCTCGGCGAGCTGCTGCCACACCTCCTCACGGAAGGGGGTGCGCGCGTGCTCCTTGACCGCGTCGTGCACCTCCTGCGCGAAGTCCTCGTCCTCCCAGCTCCTGCGGGCGAAGCCGACCAGGGCGAAGCCCGGCGGCAGCAGCCCGCGGTTGGCGAGGTCGTAGACGGCCGGCATCAGCTTCTTGCGGGACAGGTCGCCCGTCACGCCGAAGATGATCAGGCCGGAGGGGCCGGCGATGCGCGGCAGCCGGCGGTCCAGCGGGTCCCGCAGCGGGTTCGCCGCGCGAGCTGTCTCCTCGGCGGTGGTCTCGGTACTCACCTCAGGCCTCCGAAGGGGCGAGCCGTTCGAGTTCCGCCTTGGTGGAGTCCAGCAGCTCGTTCCAGGCCGTCTTGAACTTGTCGACGCCCTCGTCCTCAAGCAGCCGCACGACCTCGTCGTACGAGATGCCGATCGCCTCGATGGCGTCCAGCTCGGCCTTCGACTGCTCGTAGGTGCCGTGGATGGTGTCGCCGGTGACCTTGCCCTGCTCGGCGGTGGCCTCCAGGGTCGCCTCCGGCATCGTGTTCACCGTGTTCGGCGCGACCAGCTCGGTGACGTAGAGCGTCGCGGGGTAGGCCGGGTCCTTGACGCCGGTCGAGGCCCACAGCGGGCGCTGCTTGTTCGCGCCGGCCCTCTCCAGGGCCTCCCAGCGGTCGGAGGAGAAGACCTCCTCGTACGCCTGGTAGGCCAGCCGCGCGTTGGCCACGGCGGCCTTGCCCTTGAGTGCCTTGGCCTCGCCGGAGCCGATCTTCTCCAGCCGCTTGTCGATCTCGGTGTCCACCCGGGACACGAAGAAGGACGCGACCGAGTAGATCTGCGAGAGGTCCAGGCCGGACGCCTTGGCCTTCTCCAGACCGGTCAGGTAGGCGTCCATCACCTTGCGGTAGCGCTCCAGCGAGAAGATCAGCGTGACGTTGACGCTGATACCGCGGCCGGTGACGTCCGCGATGGCCGGCAGGCCCGCCTCGGTGGCTGGGATCTTGATCAGGGTGTTCGGCCGGTCCACCAGCCAGGCCAGCTGCTTGGCCTCGGCGATGGTCGCCCGGGTGTCGTGCGCCAGGCGCGGGTCGACCTCGATCGAGACCCGGCCGTCCTGGCCGCCGGTGGCGTCGAAGACCGGGCGGAAGACGTCGGCGGCGTCCCGCACGTCGGCGGTGGTGATCATCCGCACCGCCTCGTCGGGGGTCAGCCGGCGCGACGCCAGGTCGGTGAGCTGGGGGTCGTAGCGCTCGTCACCGACGATCGCCTTCTGGAAGATCGACGGATTGGTGGTCGCGCCGACCACGTGCTGCTGGTCGATCAGCTCCGCCAGATTCCCGGTCGTGATGCGCTTGCGGGACATGTCGTCCAGCCAGATCGCGACGCCTTCGTCGGAGAGGCGCTTGAGTGCGTCTGTCATGAGAGTTGCATCTCCTGATGTGTCGTGTATCTGCGTCAGCGATCAGCGGCGGCGAGAGATTCCCGCGCCGCGGCGGCCACCGCCTCCACGGTGAACCCGAACTCACGGAACAGCACCTTCGCGTCAGCCGAGGCACCGAAGTGCTCAAGGCTCACGATGCGTCCCGCGTCTCCCACGAAGCGGTGCCAGGTCAGCCCGATGCCCGCCTCCACTGCCACACGTGCCTTCACCGAGGGCGGCAGCACGCCGTCCCGGTACGCCTGATCCTCCTGCTCGAACCACTCCACGCACGGCATCGACACCACCCGGGTGGGGATCCCCGCCGCCTGCAGCTCCTCGCGGGCGCCCACGGCCAGCTGCACCTCGGAACCGGTGCCGATCAGGATGACCTGCGCCGGGCCGCCCTCGGCCTCGAAGAGCACGTACCCGCCGCGCGCCGCGTCCTCGTTGCGCTCGTAGGTCGGCACGCCCTGCCGGGTGAGCGCCAGACCGTGCGGGGCGCCCTTGCCGAACTCCTTGGTCCAGCGCTTGAAGATCTCCTGCCAGGCGACGGCCGTCTCGTTCGCGTCCGCCGGGCGCACCACGTTGAGCCCCGGGATGGCGCGCAGCGAGGCCAGGTGCTCCACCGGCTGGTGGGTCGGGCCGTCCTCGCCGAGGCCGATCGAGTCGTGCGTCCACACGTACGTCACCGGCAGGTGCATCAGCGCGGACAGCCGTACCGCGTTGCGCATGTAGTCGGAGAAGACCAGGAACGTACCGCCGTAGACACGGGTGTTGCCGTGCAGGGTGATGCCGTTCATCTCGGCGGCCATCGAGTGCTCGCGGATGCCGAAGTGGATGGTGCGGCCGTAGGGCTGCGCGCCCGGCAGCGGGTTGCCGGCCGGCAGGAACGACGACGTCTTGTCGATCGTGGTGTTGTTGGAGCCCGCGAGGTCCGCGGAGCCGCCCCACAGCTCGGGGACGACGGCGCCAAGCGCCTCCAGGATCTTGCCGGAAGCGGCCCTGGTGGCCAGCGACTTGCCCGGCTCGAAGGACGGCAGGTGCGACTGCCAGCCCTCCGGCAGTTCGGCCCCGTCGATCCGGTCGAAGGTGGCGGCGTGCTCCGGGTTGGCGGTGCGCCAGGCGGCG from Streptomyces sp. NBC_01198 includes these protein-coding regions:
- the pgi gene encoding glucose-6-phosphate isomerase, coding for MSETNAQGRNRLDQRPEWHALGKHREETSGTHLRELFDADPGRADRYTLRVGDLHLDYSKQLVTDETLRLLRELAAASGVYELRDAMFRGERINTTEDRAVLHTALRAPQSATIEVDGYNVVPAVHAVLTKMGVFADRIRSGEWTGHTGKRIRNVINIGIGGSDLGPAMAYDALRSYTDRDLTVRFVSNVDGADLHEAVRDLDAAETLFIIASKTFTTIETITNATSARQWLLGQLGAGDDAVAKHFVALSTNAEKVTDFGIDPTNMFEFWDWVGGRYSFDSAIGLSLMLAIGPDAFREMLAGFHLVDEHFRTAPPEQNVPLLLGLLGVWYGGFHDAQSHAVLPYSHYLSRFTAYLQQLDMESNGKSVDRQGNPVSWQTGPVVWGTPGTNGQHAYYQLLHQGTKLVPADFIGFARPIAELGPLAGQHDLLMANFFAQTQALAFGKTPDEVRAEGVPEDLVPHKTFRGNHPTTTILATELRPSVLGQLIALYEHKVFVQGAIWNIDSFDQWGVELGKVLAKRVEPALTEGADVPGLDPSTKHLVAKYRELRGR
- the pgl gene encoding 6-phosphogluconolactonase — protein: MARAVAARLITRIVDAQAARGTASVVLTGGRNGNALLAALAESPARDAVDWARLDLWWGDERFLPDGDPERNVTQAATLLDAVPLDPARVHPMAASDGPYGSDVEAAAEAYAAELAAAAEPGDHGRVPAFDVLMLGVGPDAHVASLFPEHPAVRELTRTVVGVHGSPKPPPTRLSLTLPAIRAAHEVWLLAAGDDKAGAVALALSAPGELQAPASGAHGLSRTLWLLDRAAASKLPPQLYPSASS
- the opcA gene encoding glucose-6-phosphate dehydrogenase assembly protein OpcA, translated to MKIDLTDTTSARINGGLIDARRAIGTPAVGMVLTLVIVTDEGSAYDSLKAAHEASREHPSRILVVIKRPGRSPRERAGARLDAEVVVGAEAGTGETVVLRMHGELANHAESVVLPLLLPDAPVVCWWPDQAPDKAGADPLGRLAQRRITDASSAEDPVGSIAVRAASYTPGDTDLAWTRVTPWRSMLAAALDQKHSTITAASVEGEAYNASTELLALWLADRLGVEVERKVSDGPGITAVRLVTTDGDICLDRSDGLLGELSVPGQPDRHVALKRRETAELIAEELRRLDPDDIYRTTVQFGVKHLISTSKAGKGMEEGPTAAARATPSTAKKAAPGGKAATPK
- the zwf gene encoding glucose-6-phosphate dehydrogenase, producing MSTETTAEETARAANPLRDPLDRRLPRIAGPSGLIIFGVTGDLSRKKLMPAVYDLANRGLLPPGFALVGFARRSWEDEDFAQEVHDAVKEHARTPFREEVWQQLAEGCRFVQGDFDDDTAFETLKETIDELDKARGTGGNFAFYLSVPPKFFPNVVQQLKKHGLSQGTGESWRRAVIEKPFGHDLASAQDLNRIVHDVFPPNEVFRIDHYLGKETVQNILALRFANTMYEPIWNRSYVDHVQITMAEDIGIGGRAGYYDGIGAARDVIQNHLLQLLALTAMEEPGSFHPKALTAEKLKVLGAVVLPDDLGKHTVRGQYAHAWQGGEEVVGYLEEDGIDPKSKTDTYAAVKLEINNRRWAGVPFYLRTGKRLGRRVTEIAVIFKRAPYLPFESGATEELGENALVIRVQPDEGVTVRFGSKVPGTSTEVRDVTMDFAYGESFTESSPEAYERLILDVLLGDANLFPRHQEVELSWTILDPIEAYWDKHGRPAQYESGTWGPAEADEMLARDGRSWRRP
- the tal gene encoding transaldolase produces the protein MTDALKRLSDEGVAIWLDDMSRKRITTGNLAELIDQQHVVGATTNPSIFQKAIVGDERYDPQLTDLASRRLTPDEAVRMITTADVRDAADVFRPVFDATGGQDGRVSIEVDPRLAHDTRATIAEAKQLAWLVDRPNTLIKIPATEAGLPAIADVTGRGISVNVTLIFSLERYRKVMDAYLTGLEKAKASGLDLSQIYSVASFFVSRVDTEIDKRLEKIGSGEAKALKGKAAVANARLAYQAYEEVFSSDRWEALERAGANKQRPLWASTGVKDPAYPATLYVTELVAPNTVNTMPEATLEATAEQGKVTGDTIHGTYEQSKAELDAIEAIGISYDEVVRLLEDEGVDKFKTAWNELLDSTKAELERLAPSEA